A stretch of the Candidatus Jettenia sp. AMX2 genome encodes the following:
- a CDS encoding glutamate-1-semialdehyde 2,1-aminomutase, which yields MDFSKSKMLNERFNSVIPGGSHTYAKGDDQYPEFSLPYIVRGEGCHIWDVDGNEFIEYGMGLRSVTLGHAYKPVVDAAYKQMLKGNNFIRPAAIEIECAGQLLSMIKGAEMVKFGKNGSDATTGAVRLSRAYTGRDMIAICGDHPFFSVDDWFIGTTPMSAGIPKAIQDLTVKFRYNDIESVKTLFQQYPGKIACVMLEPEKEQEPKDNFLHELQKLCNENGAVFILDEMITGFRWHNGGAQRVFDVVPDLTSFGKAIANGFSVAALVGKREIMQLGGLKHDRERVFLMSGTHGAETHGLAAALETMKIYEREPVIDTLWRRGERLARGIKKSIDENQLADYIPILGKPCCLVYGSKDHEKKPSQPFRTLLLQETMKRGVMAPSLIVSYSHTEADIDRTIEVFHEAFRIYRKALNEGIEKYLTGRPVKPVWRKFN from the coding sequence ATGGATTTTTCGAAATCTAAAATGCTTAATGAAAGGTTTAACTCAGTCATCCCTGGAGGATCACATACCTACGCAAAAGGAGATGATCAGTACCCTGAGTTTTCACTTCCCTATATAGTAAGAGGGGAGGGTTGCCATATCTGGGATGTGGATGGTAATGAATTTATAGAATATGGCATGGGACTCCGTTCAGTCACGCTTGGTCATGCATATAAGCCGGTTGTGGACGCTGCATACAAACAGATGCTTAAGGGGAACAACTTTATACGGCCGGCAGCAATTGAAATTGAATGTGCCGGGCAGTTATTAAGCATGATAAAAGGCGCCGAGATGGTTAAATTCGGAAAAAACGGATCTGATGCAACAACAGGGGCTGTAAGGCTGTCACGGGCATATACAGGGAGAGATATGATTGCTATCTGCGGCGATCATCCTTTCTTTTCGGTGGATGACTGGTTTATTGGAACCACTCCGATGTCAGCAGGCATTCCAAAGGCAATACAGGACCTGACGGTTAAATTCAGGTACAACGATATTGAAAGTGTAAAAACACTTTTTCAGCAGTATCCCGGCAAAATAGCGTGCGTTATGCTTGAGCCTGAAAAGGAACAGGAGCCGAAAGATAATTTTTTACATGAATTACAGAAACTGTGTAATGAAAATGGTGCTGTATTTATTCTTGATGAGATGATTACCGGATTTCGCTGGCACAATGGCGGAGCGCAAAGGGTTTTCGATGTGGTTCCTGATTTGACATCTTTTGGAAAGGCTATAGCCAATGGCTTTTCTGTCGCTGCTTTGGTTGGGAAAAGGGAAATAATGCAGCTTGGAGGTCTGAAACATGACAGGGAGAGGGTATTCCTGATGTCTGGGACGCACGGAGCAGAAACACACGGGCTTGCTGCGGCACTGGAAACAATGAAGATATATGAAAGAGAACCGGTGATAGATACCTTGTGGCGCAGGGGGGAACGACTGGCGAGGGGAATCAAAAAATCAATAGATGAAAACCAACTGGCCGATTATATACCAATACTGGGTAAGCCATGTTGCCTTGTGTACGGGTCAAAAGATCATGAGAAGAAGCCGTCTCAGCCATTCAGAACATTATTACTGCAGGAGACCATGAAGCGTGGCGTCATGGCCCCGAGCCTGATCGTCAGTTACTCTCATACTGAGGCGGATATTGACAGGACAATTGAGGTATTTCATGAAGCATTCCGTATTTATCGAAAAGCCCTTAATGAAGGTATTGAAAAATACCTCACCGGCAGGCCGGTGAAGCCTGTCTGGCGGAAGTTTAATTAG
- a CDS encoding sugar phosphate nucleotidyltransferase, whose protein sequence is MKTKRDVIGLIPAAGKASRISPLPCSKELFPVGFRYVENSNTLRPKVVSHYLLEKMRIANVTKAYIILRKGKWDIPSYYGDGKLLDMHLAYLIMDLPYGVPFTLDQAYPFVKDSMIALGFPDMIFYPDDAFIELLAKQEEAGSDIVLGLFPAHKPHKTDMIELDEEGTAQMIHIKPDSTQLLYAWEIAVWTPVFTSFMHKYVVSMQEKYRINKPGTSGESAELHVGDVIQAAIKDKMRIDSVLFKEGKCLDIGTPEDLMDALHANLAKANQGD, encoded by the coding sequence ATGAAAACGAAAAGAGATGTTATCGGTCTTATTCCTGCGGCTGGAAAAGCATCCAGGATTTCGCCATTACCCTGCAGCAAGGAATTGTTTCCAGTAGGCTTCCGTTATGTTGAAAATAGTAATACCCTGCGTCCGAAAGTTGTCAGCCATTATCTTTTAGAGAAGATGCGAATAGCCAATGTCACGAAGGCGTATATTATATTGCGTAAAGGAAAATGGGATATCCCCTCTTATTATGGTGATGGAAAATTGCTGGATATGCACCTTGCATATCTGATAATGGATTTGCCTTACGGAGTGCCTTTCACGCTGGATCAGGCATATCCTTTTGTAAAGGATTCCATGATTGCTTTAGGCTTTCCCGACATGATTTTTTATCCCGATGACGCCTTTATAGAGCTGCTTGCTAAACAGGAAGAGGCTGGTTCCGATATTGTCCTTGGACTTTTTCCTGCCCATAAGCCGCACAAAACAGACATGATAGAACTTGATGAAGAGGGAACGGCGCAAATGATCCACATAAAACCTGACAGTACACAGCTTCTTTATGCATGGGAGATTGCCGTATGGACACCGGTTTTTACAAGTTTTATGCATAAGTATGTAGTGTCTATGCAGGAGAAATATAGAATAAATAAGCCAGGCACTTCCGGTGAATCCGCCGAGTTGCATGTGGGAGATGTTATTCAGGCAGCGATAAAGGATAAGATGCGAATTGATTCTGTACTTTTCAAGGAGGGTAAGTGTCTGGATATCGGTACACCTGAAGATTTAATGGACGCATTACATGCAAATCTGGCAAAAGCGAATCAAGGAGATTAA
- a CDS encoding transposase zinc-binding domain-containing protein codes for MKGWNVFKQIFADHWEGFKRKYPRYNQRRYEEQVKKMLSCGNPGEMGYIGYLCMSCGRGSRVVSMSCKSTMCLRCGKVYVDEWVGQVSKILHDGVIYRHIVLTVPEKLRKTFYDHGEELLGRFMVSGVRCMDDFFSRVSRKEIEGGT; via the coding sequence GTGAAGGGGTGGAATGTATTCAAGCAGATATTTGCAGACCATTGGGAAGGGTTTAAGAGGAAGTATCCAAGGTATAATCAGAGGCGATATGAAGAGCAGGTGAAGAAGATGTTGAGTTGTGGCAACCCGGGAGAGATGGGATATATAGGATATTTGTGTATGAGTTGTGGTCGGGGTAGTAGGGTAGTATCGATGAGTTGCAAGAGTACAATGTGTTTGAGATGTGGGAAGGTGTATGTGGATGAGTGGGTAGGTCAGGTAAGCAAGATATTGCATGATGGAGTGATATATAGACATATCGTATTGACGGTACCGGAGAAATTAAGGAAGACGTTTTATGATCATGGTGAGGAGTTATTGGGGAGATTCATGGTAAGTGGAGTAAGGTGTATGGATGATTTTTTTAGCAGAGTCAGTAGAAAGGAGATAGAGGGGGGTACATAG
- a CDS encoding ABC transporter permease, which produces MSNVSNTALTVVKPKKGWKMLNLKELIEYRDLFYFLAWRDIKILYAQTILGLFWVMLKPSMQIIVFTVIFGKVANISTEGIPYFLFSTVAIIPWTYMSQAMQESSQSLVLGQQMLGKVYFPRLIFPLVPILARLVDFAISVVIVLAVMLYYNVPPTLNLLFLPLFIFLMTLIPAAIGLWLSSLAIRFRDVKHAIPFLLQILIYTAPIVYSASTIPEKYRIVYSLNPIVGVIEGFRASLLGTPLPWPFIWPGIIMAIFLFLSGAYYFRRMERIIVDVI; this is translated from the coding sequence ATGTCGAACGTAAGCAATACTGCATTGACTGTTGTTAAGCCGAAAAAGGGCTGGAAAATGTTGAACCTGAAGGAATTGATTGAGTACCGGGACCTTTTTTATTTTCTTGCCTGGAGAGACATCAAGATTTTGTATGCTCAGACAATCCTGGGATTATTCTGGGTCATGCTCAAACCGAGCATGCAAATAATTGTTTTTACCGTTATCTTTGGGAAAGTTGCCAATATATCAACAGAAGGCATACCATATTTCCTTTTTTCGACCGTTGCAATTATTCCCTGGACGTATATGTCACAGGCAATGCAGGAATCCAGTCAGAGTCTTGTACTTGGGCAGCAAATGCTCGGAAAAGTATATTTCCCAAGACTGATATTTCCCCTTGTGCCAATACTGGCAAGACTTGTTGATTTTGCAATATCCGTCGTAATTGTACTGGCAGTTATGTTGTATTATAATGTACCACCTACCCTGAATCTTCTTTTTTTACCGTTATTTATCTTCCTTATGACATTGATCCCTGCAGCGATTGGGCTCTGGCTTTCTTCGCTTGCGATAAGGTTTCGTGATGTTAAACATGCAATACCTTTTCTGTTGCAAATATTGATTTATACGGCGCCTATTGTATATTCAGCATCCACTATTCCGGAAAAATACCGTATTGTCTATTCTCTTAATCCTATAGTCGGGGTGATCGAAGGTTTCAGAGCGAGTTTGCTCGGAACACCTTTGCCATGGCCATTCATATGGCCCGGAATAATCATGGCCATTTTTCTTTTTTTGAGCGGAGCATACTACTTCAGACGTATGGAGAGAATTATTGTAGATGTAATTTGA
- a CDS encoding glycosyltransferase family 2 protein has protein sequence MDNKPFVSICTPVYNGEEHLEGCIKGVLNQTYENFEYIIVDNASTDNTPLIIEKYRMKDPRIKVYRNEKTVCMEDNFNLCAGYCSNNSKWIKYALADDYLFPDCVEKMVKVGEMDEQIGIVSAYRIAGYVKGMGLPIEQNVFNGAEILKQQILRKLHVADGSPNSVIYKKSVFFEFNGFNNKYNQSDVELVFKLLDKYKLGFVHYVLTKVGNDRKGGFYYLVKHGFHILEYLDFGYKNLSNYKSISFDKDELDYLRMYYARAIVSFLITKCACFEWEDIMRMIRNIPEDVKKELKKIFIRDFPKHIIRYFVSLIRNIRYYVRDKKRFE, from the coding sequence ATGGATAACAAACCCTTCGTCAGTATTTGCACTCCTGTGTATAACGGAGAGGAACACCTTGAAGGTTGTATTAAAGGAGTGCTGAATCAAACCTATGAGAATTTTGAATATATAATTGTAGATAATGCTTCTACCGATAATACACCATTGATCATCGAAAAATACAGGATGAAAGATCCCCGTATTAAAGTATATCGCAATGAAAAAACAGTATGCATGGAGGATAACTTTAATTTATGTGCTGGCTATTGCTCAAATAATTCCAAATGGATAAAGTATGCATTGGCTGATGATTATTTGTTCCCTGATTGCGTTGAAAAAATGGTAAAGGTCGGCGAGATGGACGAGCAGATTGGTATTGTATCAGCATATCGTATAGCTGGTTATGTAAAAGGCATGGGCTTGCCGATCGAGCAGAATGTTTTTAATGGCGCAGAGATATTGAAACAGCAAATCCTGCGGAAACTGCATGTTGCCGATGGTTCTCCAAATAGTGTCATATATAAAAAAAGTGTTTTTTTTGAGTTCAATGGATTTAACAACAAATATAATCAGAGTGATGTAGAATTAGTATTCAAGCTGCTGGACAAGTACAAGCTCGGTTTTGTTCATTATGTTCTGACAAAAGTAGGGAATGATAGAAAAGGGGGATTCTATTATTTAGTTAAGCACGGATTTCATATATTGGAGTATTTAGATTTTGGATATAAGAATTTAAGTAATTATAAAAGTATAAGTTTTGACAAGGATGAGTTGGACTATTTAAGAATGTATTATGCTCGTGCAATTGTGAGTTTTTTGATAACTAAATGTGCTTGTTTTGAATGGGAAGATATAATGCGTATGATAAGAAATATTCCTGAGGATGTGAAGAAGGAGTTAAAAAAGATATTCATCAGGGATTTTCCAAAACATATCATAAGATATTTTGTGTCATTAATAAGGAATATAAGGTATTATGTGAGAGATAAAAAGAGATTCGAATAA
- a CDS encoding phosphotransferase translates to MTTIANEIEYLQKGHLFDFAPSIRRINIKERWYEEEYVIGFLDHSGYYPDQKTLLKKFYKYIVPCLESLILSQSPIVKNTLDYVCEMKNILVTDTFWRDEFDVKKRDKILDFIHVMDERVHSEGNLSLFLVFTHGDFCPTNILNTRHGIKVIDWESATFRSALFDFYSYLFFRPLHQKLPLDKLSPEINMALSFYLSKLDVITPDISESLKSFERMYRWFFYIERIFMLVEREKYDTKLNIMDEMLYYIEVFNSYEEISAEDAVKI, encoded by the coding sequence ATGACAACTATTGCAAACGAAATAGAGTATTTGCAAAAAGGCCATCTCTTTGATTTTGCTCCCTCTATAAGAAGAATAAACATCAAAGAACGATGGTATGAAGAAGAGTATGTTATTGGTTTTCTAGACCATTCTGGCTATTACCCAGATCAGAAAACATTGTTAAAAAAGTTTTATAAATATATTGTGCCGTGTCTTGAGAGTTTGATATTATCACAGTCACCAATAGTGAAAAATACACTTGATTATGTTTGTGAGATGAAAAATATATTAGTGACTGATACTTTCTGGAGGGACGAATTTGATGTAAAGAAAAGGGATAAGATATTGGATTTTATTCACGTGATGGATGAACGGGTACATTCCGAAGGGAATTTATCCCTCTTTCTTGTTTTTACTCATGGAGATTTCTGCCCAACAAATATCCTGAATACAAGGCATGGGATAAAAGTTATTGATTGGGAAAGTGCAACCTTCCGGTCTGCCTTGTTTGATTTTTATAGTTACTTATTTTTCCGCCCCCTTCATCAGAAACTTCCTCTTGACAAATTAAGTCCGGAGATTAATATGGCTCTTTCATTTTACTTGTCTAAATTAGATGTGATAACTCCTGACATTTCTGAGAGCCTAAAATCTTTTGAGAGAATGTACCGCTGGTTTTTTTATATTGAACGAATCTTTATGCTTGTAGAACGCGAGAAATATGACACAAAGTTAAATATCATGGATGAGATGCTATATTATATCGAAGTATTTAATTCTTACGAAGAGATTTCAGCAGAGGATGCCGTGAAGATATAG
- a CDS encoding integrase core domain-containing protein, whose amino-acid sequence MKETEVEIIPERAKEKYPDAEPRIISDNGPQFIAKDFKEYIRISGMTHVKTSPFYPQSNGKIERWHKTIKQESILPYCPVNLQNARRIVEEFVAHYNTKRLHSAIGYIAPQDKLLGREKEIFSERDRKLSEARERRAAKRKIA is encoded by the coding sequence ATGAAGGAAACGGAGGTGGAAATTATCCCGGAACGGGCCAAAGAGAAATATCCAGATGCAGAGCCAAGAATCATTTCGGACAATGGCCCGCAGTTCATAGCAAAGGATTTCAAGGAGTATATTCGGATAAGTGGAATGACGCATGTAAAAACTTCTCCTTTCTATCCTCAAAGTAATGGGAAAATAGAAAGGTGGCACAAGACAATAAAGCAGGAAAGTATTCTCCCCTATTGCCCGGTAAACCTGCAAAACGCCCGGCGAATTGTGGAGGAGTTCGTCGCACATTACAACACGAAACGATTACATAGTGCAATAGGTTATATCGCCCCGCAGGACAAATTGCTCGGACGTGAAAAAGAAATCTTTTCCGAGCGAGACCGTAAATTAAGTGAAGCAAGGGAACGACGGGCGGCTAAACGGAAAATCGCTTGA
- a CDS encoding transposase: protein MKEVSVRKRYLPEKRVEIMKQHLLEKKTLSDVCNANGIQPTMYYRWLKELLSNAVYAFGKGKDKECQD, encoded by the coding sequence ATGAAAGAAGTAAGTGTGAGAAAAAGGTATCTACCGGAGAAACGAGTGGAGATAATGAAGCAACATTTACTCGAAAAGAAAACACTCTCGGATGTGTGTAACGCTAATGGTATTCAGCCAACCATGTACTATCGTTGGCTGAAGGAATTGCTGTCAAATGCCGTATACGCCTTTGGGAAAGGGAAAGACAAAGAGTGCCAGGACTGA
- a CDS encoding ABC transporter ATP-binding protein — MQDKNRAIKVENISKCYRIGLKENMHDSVAKSILSFIVSPLKNYRKYRSLYRFNDLNNGNGNPDIIWALKNISFEVGQGEIVGIIGLNGAGKSTLLKILSRITEPTGGRAEIRGRISSLLEVGTGFHPELTGRENVYLNGTILGMRKKELDRKFDEIVDFSGIEKLIDTPIKRYSSGMKVRLAFAVAAHIEPEVLLIDEVLAVGDIQFQKKCLNKMEDIGKHGRTILFVSHNMAAVTRICPRSILLGNGGVLHDGPSHEVVSHYMGAEKGTRAERVWQPEEAPGDEVVRLYSVRILSEKSHVSEAVDIQQPVTIEMEYEVFRHGFVMFSYFRLINEEGIELFISFENDPEWRNRPRLPGRYVTHAQIPGNLLAEGVFYVTPTLRTLNPEIRRFKVPDAIAFQVVDSIDNNLARGDYYGGDFGGVIRPPVKWKTQYHSERAKSVLTVSSQ; from the coding sequence ATGCAAGACAAAAACAGAGCAATCAAGGTTGAAAATATCAGTAAGTGTTACCGGATCGGACTAAAGGAGAATATGCATGACAGCGTTGCAAAGAGCATATTGAGTTTTATCGTCAGCCCTCTGAAGAATTACCGGAAATATCGTTCTCTTTACCGTTTTAATGACCTGAACAACGGAAATGGTAATCCCGATATAATTTGGGCTCTAAAGAATATTTCTTTTGAAGTCGGACAGGGAGAAATTGTTGGTATAATAGGATTAAATGGTGCAGGGAAATCAACGCTCCTCAAAATACTGTCCAGGATTACCGAACCGACCGGTGGAAGAGCAGAAATTCGAGGCAGAATATCAAGCCTTCTTGAAGTTGGGACAGGATTTCACCCGGAGCTTACCGGAAGAGAAAATGTTTATCTTAACGGTACGATACTTGGCATGAGAAAAAAAGAACTGGATCGCAAGTTTGATGAAATTGTTGATTTCTCAGGCATTGAAAAACTCATTGATACACCAATAAAGAGGTATTCCAGCGGCATGAAGGTGAGACTTGCCTTTGCTGTAGCAGCCCATATTGAACCGGAAGTACTTCTTATTGATGAAGTTCTGGCTGTCGGTGATATTCAGTTTCAAAAAAAATGTTTAAACAAAATGGAAGATATCGGGAAGCATGGAAGAACCATACTTTTTGTTTCGCACAACATGGCTGCTGTTACCAGAATATGTCCGCGCTCCATTCTACTCGGCAATGGTGGTGTCTTGCACGACGGACCATCTCATGAGGTTGTTAGCCATTATATGGGGGCCGAAAAAGGAACGAGGGCAGAGCGGGTGTGGCAGCCGGAAGAAGCCCCCGGTGATGAGGTGGTACGTTTATATTCTGTGCGTATTCTTTCGGAAAAGAGCCACGTATCTGAAGCAGTTGACATACAGCAACCAGTTACTATTGAGATGGAATACGAAGTGTTCCGGCACGGATTTGTTATGTTTTCATATTTTCGCCTGATTAATGAAGAAGGAATTGAATTGTTTATATCTTTTGAAAATGATCCTGAGTGGCGAAATCGCCCCCGCTTGCCGGGGCGCTATGTGACTCATGCACAGATTCCTGGAAATCTTCTGGCAGAGGGGGTTTTTTATGTTACACCAACCCTAAGAACGTTAAATCCTGAAATCCGCCGCTTTAAGGTGCCTGATGCAATAGCTTTTCAGGTTGTTGACAGCATCGACAACAATTTAGCACGTGGAGACTATTATGGTGGGGATTTCGGAGGGGTCATAAGACCGCCAGTGAAGTGGAAGACGCAATATCATTCTGAGAGAGCTAAATCTGTTTTAACAGTATCTTCACAATAA
- a CDS encoding carbon-nitrogen family hydrolase, whose protein sequence is MKIALVQLDIRWESKKINGERAEEFIKKASHEKCDIVVFPEMFNTGFSMNIPTIVEDESGETASVLSDMAKRYEINLIAGFPAKASDGKKGKNLAVVFDRKGERIARYVKIHPFSFASEDQHYTAGNDTVIFNIEGMSASIFICYDLRFPEVFRSIAKDVQAIFVIANWPSSRKEHWVTLLKARAIENQCFVIGVNRTGTDGNGIHYPGASRVIDPSGMEICSGNDADEFTTCMINPLQVAETRARFPFLSDMRFKIRG, encoded by the coding sequence GTGAAAATAGCATTAGTACAATTAGACATTAGGTGGGAATCAAAAAAAATAAACGGTGAAAGAGCAGAAGAATTTATAAAAAAGGCTTCACATGAAAAATGTGATATCGTTGTCTTTCCTGAAATGTTTAATACCGGATTTTCAATGAACATTCCAACGATTGTAGAAGACGAGAGCGGTGAAACTGCTTCTGTATTGTCGGATATGGCAAAAAGGTATGAAATAAATTTGATTGCCGGGTTTCCGGCAAAGGCATCCGATGGTAAGAAAGGGAAAAATTTGGCTGTTGTATTTGACCGGAAAGGTGAACGTATTGCCAGGTATGTAAAGATACATCCATTTTCTTTTGCAAGTGAAGATCAACATTATACAGCCGGGAATGATACGGTCATTTTCAATATAGAAGGAATGTCAGCGAGTATTTTTATATGTTATGACCTGAGATTTCCTGAAGTGTTCAGAAGTATCGCTAAAGATGTGCAAGCCATATTTGTGATTGCTAACTGGCCTTCTTCAAGAAAGGAACATTGGGTAACACTATTGAAAGCGCGGGCTATTGAAAACCAATGTTTTGTAATTGGAGTGAATCGTACCGGAACAGATGGCAACGGAATCCATTATCCCGGCGCCTCAAGAGTTATTGATCCTTCGGGAATGGAAATTTGCTCGGGTAATGATGCTGATGAATTCACAACCTGTATGATTAATCCCCTGCAAGTTGCCGAAACTCGTGCGAGGTTTCCATTTCTTAGCGACATGCGCTTTAAAATCCGGGGTTGA
- a CDS encoding glycosyltransferase, translating into MKIACIVGEVPSLSQTFVLNQIVGLINLGHDVHVFAEKAGSDIKVHDDYKKYGLLERTYYYRIPKNKIFRLLKGIFFIMKYTLNNYKAVFSSLNIFRYGRKAWNFYLLFQCIPFFERGPFDIIHCHFGTLGLKAVLLKQIGVINCKIVTSIRGYDITMIPKENLGIYHELFREGDLFLPVCQSLKERLIQEGCDEKKIVVLYDGIDCSKFEYSQRQRITGEPVKVLTIARLVEKKGVVFALEAVAGLISKGETIEYKIIGDGVLYENFKQMIEKKGVEQQIKLLGWKTHEEIKLLLEDVHVLVAPSLTSETGDQEGIPNVIKEAMASGLPVISTFHSGIPELVTDGVSGFLVPERDSASLADSLEYLINHPEICNEMGKAGRKQVEQKFDIHRLNEELEELYLTLLQKKRANASCFSC; encoded by the coding sequence GTGAAAATTGCATGTATTGTAGGCGAGGTCCCTTCTTTATCCCAGACCTTTGTCCTAAACCAGATTGTAGGATTAATAAATTTAGGACATGATGTCCATGTTTTTGCCGAAAAGGCGGGTAGTGATATTAAAGTCCATGACGATTATAAAAAATATGGCTTATTAGAAAGGACTTACTATTATCGCATACCCAAAAATAAAATATTCAGATTATTAAAAGGTATTTTCTTCATAATGAAATATACATTAAACAATTATAAGGCAGTATTCAGTTCTTTGAATATCTTCAGGTATGGAAGAAAAGCATGGAATTTCTATCTGCTTTTCCAGTGTATTCCATTTTTCGAAAGAGGACCTTTTGACATAATCCATTGCCATTTCGGTACACTTGGGCTGAAGGCAGTATTATTAAAACAAATTGGTGTTATTAACTGCAAGATAGTTACTTCCATCCGGGGTTATGATATAACCATGATCCCGAAAGAAAATCTTGGGATTTACCATGAATTGTTCAGGGAGGGGGATTTATTTTTACCGGTATGCCAATCTCTAAAGGAACGGTTGATTCAGGAAGGTTGTGACGAAAAGAAAATTGTGGTTCTTTATGACGGTATTGATTGTTCAAAATTTGAATATTCTCAAAGGCAACGGATAACGGGCGAGCCTGTAAAGGTGCTGACGATTGCGAGGTTGGTTGAAAAAAAGGGGGTAGTTTTTGCTCTTGAGGCCGTGGCAGGTCTTATTTCAAAAGGGGAAACAATAGAATATAAAATAATTGGAGATGGAGTACTATATGAGAATTTTAAGCAGATGATAGAAAAGAAAGGTGTTGAACAGCAGATAAAATTACTTGGCTGGAAAACCCATGAAGAAATTAAGCTTTTGCTGGAGGACGTCCATGTGCTGGTTGCCCCTAGTTTGACCTCTGAAACCGGTGACCAGGAAGGAATTCCAAATGTTATAAAGGAGGCGATGGCTTCCGGATTACCGGTGATAAGTACATTTCACAGCGGAATACCTGAACTGGTTACCGATGGTGTATCGGGCTTTTTAGTGCCGGAAAGGGATTCAGCTTCACTTGCCGATTCCCTTGAGTATCTGATCAACCATCCTGAAATTTGTAATGAGATGGGTAAGGCAGGCAGGAAGCAGGTGGAGCAAAAATTTGACATTCATCGCTTGAATGAGGAGCTGGAAGAATTGTATCTGACACTTCTTCAGAAAAAACGCGCGAATGCTTCCTGTTTTTCATGTTAA
- a CDS encoding class I SAM-dependent methyltransferase has product MNPVNKALSLFGLQIRKYEKKPDKNATREAMEKFNRNFEQVKKNNRGFRVLKDFRYEVGEHPAHISNIHCDFTAYYLYRAKPSKILDIGSWRLFIIGLLAHYDVTTIDFRKRESMLENETIITCDARSLDMPDKSFDAVISLAAFTHFGLGRYGDEFDLDADIKAFNEMIRVLKPGGFLIFNTLITRSEPTILFNRCRVYNIEMIKGLCNNLEPVDEMFASHRTKKFCSFEEITIDPRYFDSYLGCWRKK; this is encoded by the coding sequence ATGAATCCCGTTAACAAAGCTTTATCCCTGTTTGGTCTCCAAATACGCAAGTATGAGAAAAAGCCAGATAAGAATGCGACAAGAGAAGCCATGGAAAAATTCAATCGTAACTTTGAACAAGTAAAAAAAAACAACAGGGGGTTTCGCGTTTTAAAGGACTTTCGCTATGAGGTTGGGGAGCATCCTGCTCATATAAGCAATATTCATTGTGATTTTACTGCGTATTATTTATACAGAGCAAAACCGTCAAAGATACTGGATATTGGTTCTTGGAGGTTATTCATCATAGGACTCTTGGCTCATTACGACGTAACGACAATCGATTTTCGTAAGAGAGAATCGATGCTGGAAAATGAGACAATTATTACATGTGATGCCCGATCACTCGATATGCCGGATAAATCATTTGATGCAGTTATATCTTTGGCCGCTTTTACTCATTTCGGTTTGGGAAGATATGGGGACGAATTTGATTTAGATGCTGATATCAAAGCATTTAATGAGATGATAAGAGTACTTAAACCCGGAGGATTTTTGATCTTTAATACATTAATTACCAGAAGTGAACCAACCATTCTGTTCAACAGATGCAGAGTTTACAATATCGAGATGATCAAGGGCCTTTGTAATAATCTGGAACCTGTTGATGAGATGTTTGCCAGTCATCGGACAAAAAAGTTTTGCTCATTTGAAGAGATTACAATTGATCCAAGATATTTTGATAGCTACTTGGGATGCTGGAGAAAGAAATAA